In one Streptomyces sp. T12 genomic region, the following are encoded:
- a CDS encoding DUF3488 and transglutaminase-like domain-containing protein, which produces MSGRTRMTLCAAAATLLASCALLPLVSPVTWLIQAIFLLAIQTGVGMATRRVPLARPLTVAVQALAALMLLTLTFANKQAIIGVIPGPEVFRHFADLLQAGADDVSRYSIPAPLSDGIRLMLIGGVLIIGLAVDTLAVTFRSAAPAGLPLLALYSVAAGLSDGGADWLWFLVAAAGYLMLLLAEGRDRLSQWGRVFGGAPRTPGGEPSGVVAPVRTGRRIGVVALGIALFVPLALPAMNGGLLGAAGTGVGSGSGSGGTISAVNPLVSLRDSLNVDEDREVLSLKTNTADISDLYLRIVSLDDFDGTTWQPAKRDIQAVPDRFPTPIGLGADVRRAEVETTISAADWYAQNWLPMPYPPSGVSISGRWRYEPLGMTVVGDRRQTTRGATYTVRSLDVQPTAKQLAEAPEPPAALKREFTELPDSLPAVVAQTAREVTEGATSHYEQAVKLQEYFAVTGGFQYDTNVKVGSGRQAIARFLRDKQGFCVHFSFAMAAMARSLDIPARVAVGFAPGTPQGDSSVSVGLKDAHAWPELYFEGVGWTRFEPTPTRGSVPSYTQSDTPGSTLPDVARPSQSTSTGPSASPSTSESCAGQKPELCASESPQAALATDDDGPKWYVVLAWVLGGLAALLIPLAPMLWRLRTRAVRLGAHGRTAADASLHTMAVWQELTDTAWDFGIPPDDSQTPRKTAARIVRLGHLDPPAAASVHRVADAVEQVLYAPAPRPTAGLAEDVRLVLSDLESKARWTTNLRARLAPRSSVRVIWAASDWWTDIKRRAATARPTLRRPSTPGQRG; this is translated from the coding sequence ATGAGCGGGCGGACACGGATGACGCTGTGCGCCGCGGCGGCCACACTGTTGGCGTCCTGTGCCCTGCTGCCGCTGGTCTCCCCGGTCACCTGGCTGATTCAGGCGATCTTCCTGCTGGCGATCCAGACCGGCGTGGGCATGGCGACCCGGCGGGTGCCGCTGGCGCGGCCCCTGACGGTGGCCGTGCAGGCCCTCGCCGCGCTGATGCTGCTCACCCTGACCTTCGCCAACAAGCAGGCGATCATCGGAGTGATCCCCGGCCCTGAGGTCTTCCGTCACTTCGCCGACCTGCTGCAGGCCGGCGCGGACGACGTCAGCCGGTACTCGATCCCGGCGCCACTGTCCGACGGCATCCGGCTGATGCTCATCGGCGGCGTCCTGATCATCGGTTTGGCCGTGGACACCCTCGCGGTGACGTTCCGCAGCGCGGCCCCCGCCGGGCTGCCCCTGCTGGCGCTGTACTCCGTGGCCGCGGGGCTGTCCGACGGCGGCGCGGACTGGCTGTGGTTCCTGGTCGCCGCCGCGGGTTATCTGATGCTGCTCCTGGCCGAGGGCCGCGACCGGCTCTCGCAGTGGGGCCGGGTCTTCGGCGGGGCTCCAAGGACGCCGGGCGGAGAACCCAGCGGCGTGGTGGCGCCGGTCCGCACCGGGCGGCGCATCGGCGTGGTCGCCCTGGGCATCGCCCTGTTCGTACCGCTGGCCCTGCCCGCGATGAACGGCGGCCTGCTGGGCGCCGCGGGCACGGGCGTGGGCTCCGGCAGCGGAAGCGGGGGCACGATCTCCGCGGTGAACCCGCTGGTGTCACTGCGCGACAGCCTGAACGTGGACGAGGACCGCGAGGTCCTGTCCCTGAAGACCAACACGGCCGACATCTCGGACCTGTATCTGCGGATCGTGTCCCTGGACGACTTCGACGGCACCACCTGGCAGCCGGCCAAGCGCGACATCCAGGCCGTACCGGACCGGTTCCCCACACCCATCGGCCTCGGCGCCGACGTCCGGCGCGCGGAGGTCGAGACGACCATCTCGGCCGCGGACTGGTACGCCCAGAACTGGCTGCCGATGCCCTACCCGCCGAGCGGCGTGAGCATCTCGGGCAGGTGGCGGTACGAACCGCTGGGGATGACGGTCGTCGGCGACCGCCGCCAGACCACACGCGGGGCGACGTACACCGTGCGCAGCCTCGATGTACAGCCGACGGCGAAGCAGCTCGCCGAGGCTCCGGAGCCGCCCGCGGCCCTGAAGCGCGAGTTCACCGAGCTGCCCGACTCGCTGCCCGCGGTGGTCGCCCAGACCGCGCGCGAGGTCACCGAGGGCGCGACCAGCCACTACGAGCAGGCGGTCAAGCTCCAGGAGTACTTCGCCGTGACGGGCGGGTTCCAGTACGACACCAACGTCAAGGTCGGCAGCGGTAGGCAGGCGATCGCCCGCTTCCTGCGGGACAAACAGGGCTTCTGCGTCCACTTCTCCTTCGCGATGGCGGCGATGGCTCGCTCGCTCGACATACCGGCCCGGGTCGCGGTGGGCTTCGCGCCCGGCACCCCGCAGGGCGACAGCTCGGTCTCGGTGGGGCTGAAGGACGCACACGCCTGGCCCGAGCTGTACTTCGAGGGCGTGGGCTGGACCCGCTTCGAGCCGACCCCGACCCGGGGTTCGGTTCCGTCGTACACCCAGTCGGACACGCCCGGCTCCACGCTCCCGGACGTGGCACGGCCCTCGCAGTCGACGAGCACGGGGCCGTCCGCCTCGCCCTCGACGAGCGAGAGCTGCGCGGGGCAGAAGCCGGAGCTGTGCGCGAGCGAGTCCCCTCAGGCCGCGCTGGCCACGGATGACGACGGCCCGAAGTGGTACGTCGTTCTGGCGTGGGTGCTCGGCGGGCTGGCGGCGCTGCTGATCCCGTTGGCGCCCATGCTGTGGCGGTTGCGGACACGGGCGGTACGGCTGGGAGCGCATGGCCGCACGGCGGCGGACGCATCGCTCCACACCATGGCGGTCTGGCAGGAACTCACCGACACCGCCTGGGACTTCGGCATCCCGCCGGACGACTCCCAGACCCCCCGCAAGACCGCCGCCCGCATCGTCCGCCTGGGCCACCTCGACCCACCGGCCGCGGCCTCGGTTCACCGGGTGGCCGACGCGGTGGAACAGGTCCTCTACGCCCCTGCTCCCCGCCCGACGGCCGGCCTCGCGGAGGATGTCCGCCTCGTCCTGTCCGACCTCGAGTCCAAGGCCAGGTGGACGACAAACCTGCGCGCCCGCCTGGCCCCGCGCTCCAGCGTGCGGGTGATCTGGGCCGCGTCGGACTGGTGGACCGACATCAAACGACGCGCTGCCACCGCCCGACCGACACTGCGCAGGCCGTCGACGCCTGGGCAGCGGGGGTGA